In Chitinivibrionales bacterium, the following proteins share a genomic window:
- a CDS encoding DegT/DnrJ/EryC1/StrS family aminotransferase — protein sequence MDFIDLKAQYQLLNPSLQKHILDILDRAQFIMGKEITELEEKLSLYTGASHCISCASGTDALFLALLARGVGPGDAIFTTTFTFIATAEVISLLGATPVFVDIDKKTYNIDPISLRHEIVRVNKGEKIAVGITNKIKPKGIIPVDLFGLCADYDSIDAIAKEFGLFVLEDAAQSFGAMYHGKKACALGDCAATSFFPAKPLGCYGDGGAVFCNDKAMKDILVSLRIHGQGIDKYENVRIGINGRMDTIQAAVLLAKLEIFDSELEKRQRVAQRYSDALAGTCTVPTIPQGYSSAWAQYSILHDHREAIIEKCKRKEIPTAIYYPKPLHLQKAFAPLGYEKGQFPVAENIAGNILSLPMHPYLTKDNQEKIIETILD from the coding sequence ATGGATTTTATCGATTTAAAAGCGCAGTACCAATTATTAAACCCATCGTTGCAAAAACATATCTTAGATATCCTGGATCGCGCCCAATTTATAATGGGAAAAGAAATAACGGAGCTTGAAGAAAAGTTGTCGCTGTATACAGGTGCTTCCCATTGCATTTCCTGCGCCAGCGGCACCGACGCGCTTTTTCTTGCTCTGTTAGCACGAGGAGTGGGTCCGGGTGACGCAATATTCACCACGACATTCACCTTCATAGCGACCGCCGAGGTAATATCGCTATTGGGTGCAACCCCTGTATTTGTGGATATTGACAAAAAGACATATAACATTGATCCGATCTCGCTCCGGCATGAAATTGTCCGGGTAAACAAAGGCGAAAAAATTGCCGTTGGGATTACAAATAAAATAAAACCAAAAGGCATAATCCCCGTTGACCTGTTCGGGTTATGCGCGGACTATGATTCGATTGATGCAATAGCAAAGGAGTTTGGACTGTTTGTGCTCGAGGATGCAGCTCAGAGCTTTGGGGCGATGTATCACGGTAAAAAAGCATGCGCGCTTGGCGATTGCGCTGCTACGAGTTTTTTTCCTGCAAAACCTCTCGGATGCTATGGCGACGGCGGCGCCGTATTCTGCAATGACAAGGCGATGAAGGATATCCTTGTTTCCCTTCGCATCCATGGGCAGGGGATCGACAAATATGAAAACGTAAGAATTGGCATCAACGGACGCATGGATACCATTCAAGCTGCGGTACTTCTGGCAAAACTTGAGATATTCGATTCTGAGCTGGAAAAAAGGCAGCGCGTCGCTCAACGATATTCCGACGCACTGGCTGGGACCTGTACGGTACCGACAATACCGCAAGGATATAGCAGCGCCTGGGCCCAATATTCAATCTTACACGATCATCGAGAAGCAATAATTGAAAAATGCAAAAGAAAGGAAATTCCAACGGCAATTTATTATCCAAAGCCGCTTCATCTTCAAAAAGCATTTGCGCCGCTAGGCTATGAAAAAGGGCAATTTCCCGTAGCAGAAAATATCGCGGGTAATATTTTAAGCCTTCCCATGCATCCCTATTTAACTAAAGATAATCAGGAAAAAATTATTGAAACTATTTTGGACTGA
- the dnaN gene encoding DNA polymerase III subunit beta, whose product MECVITKNKIFNLIQKAYPLIPLKTSLQILSNFKISISKKGISFSATDLDHSIIASAEAVADGEAEITVNARKLFEIIREMPEGDIHLSLDANVLIIENKKGFSCKIAGIGTEDFPAFPEIKNGTDFSVKVDSLKEMIIKSSFAVSKDESRTCLCGVLWKFERGEIGMVATDGHRLGYSFYKSEEKFEKNVSMIISPKSLLHLVRIIDEKKAEDTVQVSMSEKYVLFTLDSVKICSKLIDGPYPDYEKAIPKVNPKKAIIDKTLLYEAVKRVSILSNQKTHLVKFVFKNKKLEVVVLNRDIGGEARELLDIDYEGPEHTVGFNAQYLMEIISIISVTKIRMEMNTHISACLIFPEIAKESEKKSDDLFLIMPLRIMEES is encoded by the coding sequence ATGGAATGTGTTATTACAAAAAATAAAATTTTTAATTTAATACAAAAAGCATATCCTTTAATCCCATTAAAAACATCTCTACAAATATTATCAAATTTTAAAATATCCATTTCAAAAAAAGGCATCAGTTTCAGCGCCACTGACCTCGATCATTCTATAATAGCTTCTGCAGAGGCTGTGGCTGATGGTGAAGCAGAAATAACCGTCAATGCGAGAAAGTTGTTTGAAATCATTAGGGAAATGCCTGAAGGCGACATTCATCTTTCTTTGGATGCAAATGTGCTTATTATAGAGAATAAAAAGGGGTTTTCCTGTAAAATCGCCGGAATCGGAACTGAAGATTTTCCTGCATTTCCTGAAATAAAAAACGGTACAGATTTTTCCGTAAAAGTTGATAGTCTCAAAGAAATGATTATAAAAAGCAGTTTTGCCGTTTCAAAAGATGAGTCAAGAACGTGTTTATGCGGTGTTCTTTGGAAATTTGAGCGTGGCGAAATAGGTATGGTGGCCACAGATGGGCATCGGCTCGGGTATTCATTTTATAAAAGTGAAGAGAAGTTTGAAAAAAATGTTTCAATGATTATTTCTCCAAAAAGCCTTCTGCATTTAGTAAGAATAATAGATGAAAAAAAAGCAGAAGACACTGTTCAAGTATCAATGAGTGAGAAGTATGTACTCTTTACATTAGATTCTGTAAAAATTTGTTCAAAATTAATAGACGGTCCGTATCCTGATTATGAGAAGGCAATTCCAAAGGTAAATCCAAAAAAAGCAATTATAGATAAAACTCTTCTTTATGAAGCGGTAAAACGGGTTTCAATCTTATCTAATCAGAAGACACACCTTGTAAAATTTGTCTTTAAAAACAAAAAACTTGAGGTCGTTGTCCTTAACCGGGACATTGGGGGAGAAGCAAGAGAACTATTAGATATTGACTATGAAGGCCCGGAGCATACTGTTGGTTTTAACGCGCAATACCTTATGGAGATCATCAGTATTATTTCTGTTACAAAAATAAGAATGGAAATGAACACGCATATAAGCGCCTGTCTCATTTTTCCAGAAATTGCAAAGGAAAGCGAAAAGAAAAGCGATGATTTGTTTCTTATTATGCCTTTGAGGATTATGGAGGAATCATAA